GAGCGCTTCCTCTTAGGCAGCCGGGCCAGGAAGGAAGCGGCGTAGTCCACGGGCGCGGATCCTCCCTCTTCAGTCTCCCAGTGGCGGGATGGGACGGTCGAAGGGCTCGGGCTCGCGCATCACGGCGGCCGGCTCGGGCTCGTCGAGGATGTCCTTGCCAATGACGCCGTCGGCGATTTCACGCAGCGCCACCACCGTGGCCTTGTCGTTCTCCCACTCCAGGCTGGAGGGGGCGCCATTGGCGAGCTGGCGGGCGCGCCGGGCGGCGATCAGGACGAGGTCGAACAGGTTGTCGACGTTCTGCATGCAGTCTTCAACGGTAATACGGGCCATGGCGTTCTCTGCAGTCGAGGAAAGCCCCGGGTCTTCGGGGCGAGCGGTCCATAGTAACGGAATCGGCGCCGGCGCTGCCAGTACGGGCGCGCGGTCAGTCCAGCAGGGCGGCGATGACCGGCGCGAGCTCCGGGCGCCGGGCCCGGCTGGCTGCCCCGCGTCCTTGCACGATGTCGGCGAGGGCGTCCAGCGCGCGGCCAAAATCGTCGTTGACCACCACGTAGTCGAACTCGTCCCAGTGCGACATGTCGGCGGCCGCATCGGCGAGGCGGCGGCGGATCACCGCCTCCGTGTCCGTACCGCGGCCGCGCAGGCGGCGCTCCAGCTCGGCGCGCGAGGGCGGCAGGATGAATATGCCCGCCGACTCCGGCATCTGCGCCCGGACCTGCCGCGCGCCCTGCCAGTCGATCTCCAGCACCACGCCGTAGCCGTCGGCCAGCAACGCCTCGACCTGGCCCCGCGCCGTGCCGTAGCAGTTGTCGAACACCTGCGCATGCTCCAGGAAAGCGCCCTCGTCGAGCATGCGCGCGAAGGTCTCGCGGCTGACGAAGTGGTAATGCTGGCCGTCCTGCTCGTCCGCACGGCGGGGCCGCGTGGTGTAGGAGACCGAGAAACGCAGCTCGGGCTGGCGCTCCATCAGCGCGCGCACCAGCGAGGTCTTGCCGGCGCCCGAGGGCGCGGCGATGACGAAGAGGCGGTTTTCGGCCGCCTCATTCGACATTCTGTACCTGCTCCCGCATCTGCTCGATGAGCACCTTGAGCTCCACCGCGAGGCGCGTGGTGTGTGCGTCCACCGACTTGGAGCCGAGCGTGTTCGCCTCGCGGTTGAATTCCTGCATGAGGAAATCGAGCCGGCGGCCGTTGGCCTCGCCGGCGTCGCTGGACAGGATGCGCCGCACCTCGGCCACGTGCGCGGCGAGGCGATCCAGTTCCTCGTCCACGTCCATCTTGCCGAGCTGCAGCGCCAGTTCCTGTTCCAGGCGCTGCGGCTCGAACTCGACCTCGAGCCCCTCGAGCCGTTCCAGCAGGCGCGTGCGCAGGCCGTCGCGAATGTCGGGCAGCACGGCGCGCACCTCCTCTGCCAGCGCTGCGACGCCGGCGCAGCGTTCCGCCAGGGCCGCGGCCAGGTGTTCGCCTTCACGCCGGCGCGACGCGTCCAGCGCTTCCAGCGCCTCCGCGAGCGTCTGCGCTGCGAGCTCCGCCAGGGGTTCCATGTCGCGTTCCTGCTCGCGCACCACGCCGGGCCAGCGCAGGATGTCCATGGCGCCGGGGAGCGCCAGGTCGCCGTTGCGCTCGCGCACGCGCTGCGCCGCTTCCACGACGCGCGCTGCGAGCTCGAGATCGAGCGCAAGTTCGCGCCCCGTATCGGCGTGCCAGCCCAGGCGCAGGCTGGCGTCGATCTTGCCCCGCTTCAGCTGCGCGGCAACCTGCTGGCGGAAGCGCCCCTCGAGCGCCCGCAACTCCTCCGGCAAGCGCAACCCGATTTCCAGGTAGCGATGGTTCACGGCGCGAAGCTCCCAGGCGATCGTGCCCCAGGGCGCGTCGCGCTCGATGCGGGAGAAGCCCGTCATGCTGCGGATCATGGCTGCATATCCATGGCGCGGTGAGCGTATACTGGCCGGCCTCGCGCCCCAGTGAGCGGGCGCGTAGTCTAGCAGAAGGCCGGGGAAGGATTTGCGCTTCGAAACAGCCGAGATCAGTCTGCTCGGCGACCGCGAGGATAACCAGGATCGCGTCGCCATCCATGCTGGCGCGGGGGGTCTGCTCATGGTCGTCGCGGATGGCATGGGCGGGCACTCGGGCGGGGCCCTGGCCGCAGCGACCGCGGTGGACTCGCTGCGCGACAGCTACGCTGCGGCGGAGCCGGCTTTCGATGCGGCGAAATTCCTGCACGCGGCCATCGTGCGGGCGCACGACGCGGTGGTGGCCGTCGGCGAGGAGGTGGGCATCGGCAGCCGGCCACGCACCACCTGCGCCGTTTGCGTGGTATGCGACGGCGTCGCGACCTGGGCGCACGTCGGTGACACGCGGGTCTATTTTGCCCGCGACGGCGCGCTGGTGACCCGTACCCGCGACCACACGGCCATCGAGGCGCTGTTGCAGGACGGCCTGATCAGCGAAGACGAGATCCCCGGCCACCCCATGCGGCACTACGTCGAGTTCTGCCTCGGCGGCGCGCCCGAACGGCCGTTGATCACCCTTTCCGAGCCGGTGGCGCTGGTTCCCGGCGACTTGTTGCTGCTGTGTTCGGACGGCCTGTGGTCGGGCGCGGGTGATGCCATGCTCGCCGCAGGCCCGCAACAGGGCACGAGCCTCGCCGACTGGCTGTCGCGCACGGCGGGCCGGGCCGTGCGCGCCTGCACACCCTACAGCGACAACACCACGGCAGCCGCCCTGCGCGCGCTGGCGGATTAAAGGATCGACGCCATGAGCGAAATCTCCAGGCCGAGCAGCCGGCGCCCTGATGAATTGCGCCCGGTGCGCTTCCAGCGCGGCTACCAGGAGCATGCCGAAGGCTCGGTGCTGGTCGAGTTCGGTGCCACGCGCGTGCTGTGCGCGGCGAGCGTCGAAGAGCGCGTGCCGCCGTTCCTCAAGGGCAAGGGCCAGGGCTGGGTCACGGCGGAGTACGGCATGTTGCCGCGCGCCACCCACACCCGGAACCCGCGCGAGGCGGCGCGCGGACGCCAGGGCGGACGCACGCTGGAGATCCAGCGGCTGATCGGTCGCAGCCTCAGGGCGGTGCTGGACCTGCGCGCGCTTGGCGAGCGCACCATCACGCTGGACTGCGACGTCATCCAGGCCGACGGCGGCACCCGCACGGCCGCCATCACCGGCGCTTACGTGGCACTGGTAGACGCCATCGACAGCCTGCGGCGCAAGGGGCTCGGCAAGAACCCGGTGCACGGCCAGGTCGCGGCGGTCTCGGTCGGGATCTATCGCGGCATGCCCGTGCTGGACCTCGACTACGCCGAGGACGTCGAGGCCGAGACCGACATGAACGTGGTCATGAACGATGCCGGCGCTTTCGTGGAACTGCAGGGCACGGCCGAGGGCCACGCTTTCCATCGCGCCGAGCTGGACCAGCTGGTCGACCTGGCTGCGAGCGGCATCGGCGAGTTGCTGGCAATGCAGCGGGCCGCGCTGGAAGCATGAGCGTGACCCCGCGGCGCGTCGTGCTGGCCAGCGGCAACGCCGGCAAGGCCCGCGAAATAGGCGCCCTGCTCGCCCCGGCCGGCATCGAGATCCTGTCGCAGGCGGACTTCGGCCTCGAGTCCGCCGCGGAAACCGGCCTGACGTTCATCGAGAACGCCCTGCTGAAGGCGCGCCATGCGGCGCAGGGCAGCGGGCTGCCGGCCATTGCCGACGACTCGGGCCTGGTGGTCGACGCCCTCGGTGGGGCGCCGGGCATCCATTCCGCGCGTTATGCCGGCGGGGGCGGAGATGCCGCCAACATCGCGCGGCTGCTGGCTGCGCTTGACGGCGTACCGCCGGCGGAGCGCTCGGCCCGTTTCGTTTGCGTCGCGGTCTTCCTGCAGGGCCCCGCGGACCCGCTGCCGCTGGTGTGCCAGGGCGCCTGGGAGGGACGGATCGCGACTCGCCCGCGCGGCTCCGGCGGCTTCGGGTACGACCCGGTGTTCCTGCCGTTGGGTGACCAGCGCAGCGCCGCCGAGCTCGCGCCCGAGGAGAAGAACCGTTGCAGTCATCGCGGGCGCGCCTTCGCCGCGCTGCGGCTGCGGCTGTCCGGTTCCGCGCTAGCGGGCGACGCCGGCGCGGGTGCGTCGTAGGCGTGGGGCCGCTAGAGCGCCCGCCGCTGGGCGTCTACGTGCATCTGCCCTGGTGCGTGCGCAAGTGTCCTTACTGCGACTTCAACAGCCATGAGTTGCGCGGCGAGGCCCCGTTCGCCGCCTATGTGGACGCATTGCTCGAGGATCTCGGGCAGGACCTGCCGCTGGTCGAGGGCCGGGCCGTGCAGACCGTATTCTTCGGCGGCGGCACGCCCAGCCTCTGCCCGCCGGAACAGGTCGGGCGTTTCCTCGACGGCCTGGCGCGATGCCTGCCGGTCGCCACGGATGTCGAGGTGACGCTGGAAGCGAATCCCGGCGCTGTCGAGCGGGGCCGCTTCAGCGAGCTCGCCGCCGCCGGAGTGAACCGCATCTCGCTGGGCGTGCAGAGCTTCCAGCCCGCGCTGTTGCGGGCCATCGGCCGGATCCATGACGACCGCGAAGCGCTCGCCGCGATCGGCGAGCTCGCCGCCGCCGGCATCGACAACTTCAACATCGACCTGATGTACGGGCTGCCCGGCCAGTCCGTGCCGGATGCGGCGGCCGACCTGCGCCGGGCCCTGGAAGCGGGGCCGGCGCACCTGTCGCTGTACCAGCTCACGCTGGAACCCGGCACGGCGTTCTTCCGCCGGCCGCCGCAGCTGCCCGACGAGGACGCATGCTGGGAAATGGAGCGGGAGGCCGCGGACCTGCTCGAGGCAGCCGGGTTCCGGCGCTACGAGGTTTCGGCCTGGGCCCGCCCGGGGGCCGCCTGCCGGCACAACCTCAATTACTGGTTGTTCGGGGACTACCTCGGCCTCGGCGCAGGGGCACACGGCAAGCTGACCCTCGCCGACGGCCGGGTGTTGCGTCGGCGCCGCCGCCGCCGGCCCGCGGGCTGGCTCGAGGGCGAGCGCCTGGAGGGTGAGGAGTGGCCGGACGCCGATGCGCTGGTGTTCGAGTTCATGCTGAATGCGCTGCGGCTGGTGGAAGGGTTCAGTCTCGAGCTGTTCGCGCAGCGCACCGGCCTGGCGGCCGGGCGGGTCGGGCCGCGGCTGGAAGCCGCCCGCTCGCAGGGCCTGGTAGAGGAGCCGACGCCCGGTTTCTGGCGCCCGACGGCGCTCGGGCGCCGTTTCCTCAACGATCTCCAGGGCCGCTTCCTGCCCCCTGGGGAAGGCTGACGCGACAAGTACTTATGCACATCTGCCCGCCGTGGCCCGCGGTCCCCCGCTGTCGCCAAGGCAGCGCGCGCGGCGCATGCGGCAAGCCACGATGGCTTTGATGTAAGTTGCTGTTTTTGAAGCGATGAAGCGGGGTTGGTCAAATTCTGACCAAGTCGAGTCGCAGCGCAGTCGCGGCTGGGCGCAGGCGAGTCATCAAGCCGCCATACACAGAGTTATCCACAGCTTTTGTGGATAAGAATCAAAGGCGCAGGCGGGGAAGCGATTAGCACCGCGAACTTAAAGCCGTTCCTCATCATCGTGGTGCGACGCAACAGCGCTCCCGGCGGCGGCCGGGCCCGGCGGCGTGTGGCGGTGGCGCCGGGCGTTTCCCGGCAAAGGCTTGCCCGGGAGCGGCCCAGTCGCTATTATGGCGCGCTTTTCCACTCATGCCCGTTCCCGGAAGGCCGACCATGAAGCCGAACATCCATCCCGAGTACTCCGAGATCAAGGTGGTCTGCAGTTGCGGCAACACCTTCACCACGCGTTCCACGCTGGGCGAGGAGCTGCACGTGGAAGTCTGTTCGCAGTGCCATCCCTTCTACACCGGCAAGCAGAAGATCGTGGACACCGGCGGCCGCGTCGACAAGTTCCGTCGCAAGTACGGTGGCATGAGCGCCTGAGCGGGAAGGAACGACCGGACCAGGCTGGAAAGGGCGCCCTCGAGGCGCCCTTTTTGCATCCGCCGCCGGGACATGGCCACCCCCCTGGATTATAATTTCGGGTCCACCCGCGACCCCGAATCGTCACCACGCACCAGGAAGGCCAGCATGAGCGACAAGACCCTGACCATCGTCAGCGACACGGACGGAACACGGCTGGAGATGCCGGTTCGCAGCGGCACTGTCGGACCGGACGTGGTCGACATCGGCGCGCTCTACAAGCAGCTGGGCGTGTTCACGCTGGATCCCGGTTTTGTCTCCACCGCCAGCTGCGAGAGCGCGATCACCTACATCGACGGCGACGAGGGCGTGCTGCTGTATCGCGGCTACCCGGTGGACCAGCTCGCTGAGCGCAGCAGCTTCCTCGAGGTGGCGTACCTGCTGCTCAACGGCGAGCTGCCGACGCGCGGCCAGCTGGAGCACTTCACGCACATCATCACGACGCACACGATGATCAACGAGACGCTGCTGCGTCATTTCAACGGCTTCCACCACAACGCCCACCCGATGGCGATGCTGTCCTCGGTGGTGGGCTCGATGTCAGCCTTCTACCACGACTCGACGGACATCGAGAGTGCGCGCCACCGCGAGATCTTCGCCCACCGCATCATCGCCAAGATTCCCACGATCGCGGCTGCGGCCTACAAGCACTCCGTGGGCCAGCCCTTCATGTACCCGCGCAACGACCTGGACTACTGCAGCAACCTGCTGCACATGTTCTTCGCCGTGCCCTGCGACCAGTACCGTGTCGATCCGGTCGCCGCCGAGGCGCTGGACCTGCTGTTCATCCTGCACGCGGACCACGAGCAGAACGCCAGCACCTCGACCGTGCGCCTCGCGGGGAGCTCCGGCACCAATCCCTACGCCGCCATCTCCGCCGGTATCGCCACCCTGTGGGGCCCCGCGCACGGCGGCGCCAACGAGGCGGTGCTGAACATGCTGGAGAAGATCGGCTCGGTGGAGAACATCCCGAAGTTCATCGCCAAGGCCAAGGACAAGGACGACCCGTTCCGCCTCATGGGTTTCGGCCACCGCGTCTACAAGAATTTCGACCCGCGCGCCAAGTTGATCCGCACCATGTGCCACAAGGTGCTGAACCGTCTCGGCCATACCGACTCGCCGATGTTCGAGCTGGCGCTGCGCCTGGAAGAGATCGCGCTGGAAGATGAATACTTCATCGAGCGCAAGCTGTACCCGAACGTCGATTTCTATTCCGGCATCATCTATCGCGCGCTCGGCATCCCGACCTCGATGTTCACGGTGATGTTCGCCATCGCCCGCACCGTCGGCTGGGTCGCGCACTGGCAGGAAATGATTGTCGATCCGAAGCGGCGCATCGGTCGCCCGCGCCAGCTCTACACCGGCGCCGGCAACCGCGACTACGTCCCGATCGAGCGTCGCGGCAGCTGACCGGCGGCGGACGCTGCCGGCCTACTCGTCGAGCAGGCGCTCGATCTCGTCACGCCGCGCGCGGCGCATCGGTCCCCCGGAGACCGGGCACACGGGCGGCTGGCGCAGCGCCCGCTCCGGGAACACCACGGCCTCCACGGCGGCCCCGCCTAGGTCGAACGCGAAGCTCGGATAAAAGGCGTGCTCGCCATTGCCCAGGCGCAGGCGCCGCTCGCCTTCCTGGTAACGGATGCCGCGCTCGAGCAGCAGGAAGGCCACCTGTTCCGGGGCCTCTGCGAACAGGTGCAGCGAGACGTCGCTGTGTGGTGTCGCGGTGCCTGCCAGCACCGGCCCGACCAGGCGCGGGCTGAAGCGCTCGAGCAGCCGCATCGCGCGCAACGCCTCCGCGCGCAGCGC
This window of the Thioalkalivibrio sp. XN279 genome carries:
- the rpoZ gene encoding DNA-directed RNA polymerase subunit omega; this translates as MARITVEDCMQNVDNLFDLVLIAARRARQLANGAPSSLEWENDKATVVALREIADGVIGKDILDEPEPAAVMREPEPFDRPIPPLGD
- the gmk gene encoding guanylate kinase, whose amino-acid sequence is MSNEAAENRLFVIAAPSGAGKTSLVRALMERQPELRFSVSYTTRPRRADEQDGQHYHFVSRETFARMLDEGAFLEHAQVFDNCYGTARGQVEALLADGYGVVLEIDWQGARQVRAQMPESAGIFILPPSRAELERRLRGRGTDTEAVIRRRLADAAADMSHWDEFDYVVVNDDFGRALDALADIVQGRGAASRARRPELAPVIAALLD
- a CDS encoding YicC/YloC family endoribonuclease — its product is MIRSMTGFSRIERDAPWGTIAWELRAVNHRYLEIGLRLPEELRALEGRFRQQVAAQLKRGKIDASLRLGWHADTGRELALDLELAARVVEAAQRVRERNGDLALPGAMDILRWPGVVREQERDMEPLAELAAQTLAEALEALDASRRREGEHLAAALAERCAGVAALAEEVRAVLPDIRDGLRTRLLERLEGLEVEFEPQRLEQELALQLGKMDVDEELDRLAAHVAEVRRILSSDAGEANGRRLDFLMQEFNREANTLGSKSVDAHTTRLAVELKVLIEQMREQVQNVE
- a CDS encoding PP2C family serine/threonine-protein phosphatase, encoding MRFETAEISLLGDREDNQDRVAIHAGAGGLLMVVADGMGGHSGGALAAATAVDSLRDSYAAAEPAFDAAKFLHAAIVRAHDAVVAVGEEVGIGSRPRTTCAVCVVCDGVATWAHVGDTRVYFARDGALVTRTRDHTAIEALLQDGLISEDEIPGHPMRHYVEFCLGGAPERPLITLSEPVALVPGDLLLLCSDGLWSGAGDAMLAAGPQQGTSLADWLSRTAGRAVRACTPYSDNTTAAALRALAD
- the rph gene encoding ribonuclease PH, producing the protein MSEISRPSSRRPDELRPVRFQRGYQEHAEGSVLVEFGATRVLCAASVEERVPPFLKGKGQGWVTAEYGMLPRATHTRNPREAARGRQGGRTLEIQRLIGRSLRAVLDLRALGERTITLDCDVIQADGGTRTAAITGAYVALVDAIDSLRRKGLGKNPVHGQVAAVSVGIYRGMPVLDLDYAEDVEAETDMNVVMNDAGAFVELQGTAEGHAFHRAELDQLVDLAASGIGELLAMQRAALEA
- the rdgB gene encoding RdgB/HAM1 family non-canonical purine NTP pyrophosphatase; this encodes MSVTPRRVVLASGNAGKAREIGALLAPAGIEILSQADFGLESAAETGLTFIENALLKARHAAQGSGLPAIADDSGLVVDALGGAPGIHSARYAGGGGDAANIARLLAALDGVPPAERSARFVCVAVFLQGPADPLPLVCQGAWEGRIATRPRGSGGFGYDPVFLPLGDQRSAAELAPEEKNRCSHRGRAFAALRLRLSGSALAGDAGAGAS
- the hemW gene encoding radical SAM family heme chaperone HemW; amino-acid sequence: MGPLERPPLGVYVHLPWCVRKCPYCDFNSHELRGEAPFAAYVDALLEDLGQDLPLVEGRAVQTVFFGGGTPSLCPPEQVGRFLDGLARCLPVATDVEVTLEANPGAVERGRFSELAAAGVNRISLGVQSFQPALLRAIGRIHDDREALAAIGELAAAGIDNFNIDLMYGLPGQSVPDAAADLRRALEAGPAHLSLYQLTLEPGTAFFRRPPQLPDEDACWEMEREAADLLEAAGFRRYEVSAWARPGAACRHNLNYWLFGDYLGLGAGAHGKLTLADGRVLRRRRRRRPAGWLEGERLEGEEWPDADALVFEFMLNALRLVEGFSLELFAQRTGLAAGRVGPRLEAARSQGLVEEPTPGFWRPTALGRRFLNDLQGRFLPPGEG
- the rpmE gene encoding 50S ribosomal protein L31, which translates into the protein MKPNIHPEYSEIKVVCSCGNTFTTRSTLGEELHVEVCSQCHPFYTGKQKIVDTGGRVDKFRRKYGGMSA
- a CDS encoding citrate synthase produces the protein MSDKTLTIVSDTDGTRLEMPVRSGTVGPDVVDIGALYKQLGVFTLDPGFVSTASCESAITYIDGDEGVLLYRGYPVDQLAERSSFLEVAYLLLNGELPTRGQLEHFTHIITTHTMINETLLRHFNGFHHNAHPMAMLSSVVGSMSAFYHDSTDIESARHREIFAHRIIAKIPTIAAAAYKHSVGQPFMYPRNDLDYCSNLLHMFFAVPCDQYRVDPVAAEALDLLFILHADHEQNASTSTVRLAGSSGTNPYAAISAGIATLWGPAHGGANEAVLNMLEKIGSVENIPKFIAKAKDKDDPFRLMGFGHRVYKNFDPRAKLIRTMCHKVLNRLGHTDSPMFELALRLEEIALEDEYFIERKLYPNVDFYSGIIYRALGIPTSMFTVMFAIARTVGWVAHWQEMIVDPKRRIGRPRQLYTGAGNRDYVPIERRGS